A window of Dickeya zeae NCPPB 2538 contains these coding sequences:
- the blaCAR gene encoding CAR family subclass B3 metallo-beta-lactamase, whose amino-acid sequence MLKKYLALYFTFGLLTTPVTATLAQTSPSSSTTAASSLAGCPSDAINARFAEFGRTGRMPPDLNRWLNDPQAQAITPYKAFDNVYFVGVCWVSAWLVKTSAGPVLIDTLHEPYVDQLLANIRQVGVDPADIKLVLMTHGHFDHVGGAYKIKALSQARFVMTQPGWDEAINGAKQSQHTPHPWKMLDHADIVAHDGQAFTVGDTTFYAYATPGHTWGTTSYAFDVKDGDKTYRAITIGGMGLNAIENARQVEAYLASIERIKRLITDPQHPIMVHLTAHPFNTGLTEAKERLKTRKPGDPHPLVNQAALIKQMDSAYLEAEQRLANEQKKEQGNKQ is encoded by the coding sequence ATGCTTAAGAAATACCTTGCGTTGTATTTTACCTTCGGGTTGCTGACCACACCGGTCACCGCCACGCTGGCACAAACGTCGCCTTCTTCCAGCACCACCGCCGCATCATCACTGGCAGGTTGCCCATCCGACGCCATTAACGCGCGCTTTGCCGAGTTCGGCCGCACCGGGCGTATGCCACCAGACCTAAACCGTTGGTTAAACGATCCACAAGCTCAGGCGATTACACCGTATAAAGCGTTCGATAATGTCTATTTCGTTGGTGTTTGCTGGGTATCCGCCTGGTTGGTCAAAACCAGTGCAGGCCCGGTATTGATCGATACCCTGCATGAACCCTATGTCGATCAATTACTGGCTAACATCCGTCAGGTTGGCGTTGATCCAGCGGATATCAAATTGGTGTTGATGACGCACGGACATTTCGACCATGTCGGTGGAGCCTATAAGATCAAAGCCCTCAGTCAGGCTCGATTTGTTATGACACAGCCGGGCTGGGACGAAGCAATAAACGGTGCCAAACAATCGCAACACACCCCCCATCCCTGGAAAATGCTTGACCACGCGGATATCGTGGCGCACGACGGGCAAGCCTTCACGGTGGGTGATACGACGTTTTACGCTTATGCCACCCCCGGTCATACCTGGGGGACGACCTCTTACGCCTTTGACGTCAAAGATGGCGACAAGACCTATCGGGCCATCACCATCGGGGGAATGGGGCTGAATGCGATAGAAAACGCCCGGCAGGTCGAAGCCTACCTCGCCAGTATTGAGCGGATAAAACGCCTGATTACCGACCCGCAGCATCCGATCATGGTCCACCTCACTGCTCACCCGTTCAATACCGGGTTAACGGAAGCTAAAGAGCGCCTGAAAACACGCAAGCCAGGCGACCCTCACCCGTTGGTGAATCAGGCGGCGTTGATTAAACAAATGGACAGCGCCTATCTGGAAGCGGAACAGCGACTGGCGAACGAGCAGAAAAAAGAGCAAGGAAACAAGCAGTAA
- a CDS encoding LysR family transcriptional regulator, with amino-acid sequence MDRLIAMQVFVAVADLGSLTAAANKLDISRSMATRYIAALEHWLGVRLLHRSTRSLGLTSVGNDMLVRCRQILALSEDMAALSSSGNTEPHGVIRVASSVSFGQSYLAHALGRYRARYPRTTTELILTDRAIKLAEERIDLAVDVTNSPDPNLIAKPLGRCASVVCASPDYLAHHVPPTTPNDLVRHNCLNHIRLGREWRFTHRESGAQHRVMVSGRVVANDTLVLLTAARAGEGIACLPEFVVRGGLDVGELVPLLADYQTQALGIYACYMSRRHMPATLRTLLDFLVQDLSASG; translated from the coding sequence ATGGATCGTCTTATTGCGATGCAGGTATTTGTGGCGGTGGCAGACTTGGGGAGTCTGACCGCAGCGGCGAATAAACTGGATATATCGCGTTCAATGGCCACACGTTACATTGCCGCACTGGAACACTGGTTAGGGGTGCGGTTGCTGCATCGCTCAACCCGCAGTCTGGGATTGACCAGCGTCGGCAACGACATGCTGGTGCGCTGCCGTCAGATTTTAGCGTTATCTGAGGACATGGCGGCACTTTCCAGCAGTGGTAATACGGAACCGCACGGCGTGATCCGGGTCGCCAGCAGTGTGTCGTTCGGGCAGTCTTATCTGGCGCACGCGCTGGGACGCTATCGCGCTCGTTATCCTCGTACCACAACCGAGCTGATACTGACAGATCGCGCCATCAAGCTGGCGGAAGAGCGTATCGATCTGGCGGTAGACGTGACGAACTCACCGGATCCTAACCTGATCGCCAAACCGCTGGGGCGCTGTGCATCGGTGGTCTGCGCATCACCGGACTATCTGGCGCATCATGTTCCACCGACCACGCCGAACGATCTGGTGCGGCATAATTGCCTTAACCATATCCGCCTTGGGCGGGAGTGGCGTTTTACACACCGGGAGAGCGGGGCGCAGCATCGTGTCATGGTGTCAGGACGCGTGGTGGCCAATGACACGCTGGTGCTGCTGACGGCAGCTCGGGCGGGCGAGGGTATCGCCTGTTTGCCGGAGTTTGTCGTGCGTGGCGGGCTGGATGTCGGAGAGCTGGTGCCGTTGCTGGCGGATTACCAGACACAGGCGCTGGGTATTTACGCGTGTTACATGTCGCGGCGTCATATGCCTGCTACGCTGCGCACACTATTGGATTTTCTGGTGCAGGATTTATCAGCATCAGGCTGA
- a CDS encoding DUF481 domain-containing protein → MTYSKHALSPLGLFIALSAAGISTSHADTVWLTNGDKISGQITLLDSGKLFIKTDYADTLSVTWDKVKTFQTDHGMVIQGQRYEKGVLYPSIKASDSSRAIVAQPASVDGQQVSAGQETLPLSDINSMVVPHRWVEDFSWKGNIDVSLAHKKSSTETDNRDATLSTRLRHGTWRHNLDASYHMTKEDNVESTKNADGEYALDKFIDEHWFWQGRYEYKRDWIENIKINRSVGTGPGYQFWDNDLGAFSITTLVNSQTFTYQNNTEDNFYSGGLKWSYDRFLFSKRTELFSDGEVGRSFDSTTPLYFKAGAGLRFKVTDWSSVSMKVSRNRTESVQGNINDTLYSLGLGVGW, encoded by the coding sequence ATGACATATTCCAAACATGCACTTTCGCCGCTGGGGCTGTTCATTGCGCTCAGCGCTGCGGGCATTTCCACCAGCCATGCGGACACCGTCTGGCTAACCAACGGTGACAAGATCAGCGGCCAGATTACGCTGCTGGATAGCGGCAAGTTATTCATCAAAACCGATTATGCCGACACCCTGTCGGTGACCTGGGACAAAGTTAAAACCTTCCAGACCGACCACGGCATGGTGATTCAAGGGCAGCGTTACGAAAAAGGCGTGCTTTACCCGTCTATCAAAGCCTCTGACAGTTCACGTGCTATCGTGGCGCAACCCGCCAGCGTAGACGGACAACAAGTCAGCGCCGGGCAGGAAACGCTACCGTTGTCCGATATCAACTCAATGGTCGTTCCACACCGTTGGGTGGAGGATTTCTCCTGGAAAGGCAATATCGATGTCAGCCTGGCCCACAAGAAAAGCTCCACTGAAACCGACAACCGTGATGCAACGCTGAGCACGCGCCTGCGCCACGGCACATGGCGTCACAACCTGGATGCCAGCTACCACATGACCAAAGAAGACAATGTGGAAAGCACCAAAAACGCCGACGGTGAATACGCGCTGGATAAATTCATCGACGAGCACTGGTTCTGGCAGGGTCGCTATGAATACAAACGCGACTGGATAGAAAACATCAAGATTAACCGCTCTGTGGGTACCGGTCCGGGTTACCAGTTCTGGGATAACGATCTGGGTGCGTTCTCGATTACAACGCTGGTGAACTCCCAGACGTTTACTTATCAGAACAACACCGAAGACAACTTCTACTCCGGTGGCCTGAAGTGGAGCTACGATCGTTTCCTGTTCAGCAAACGTACCGAGCTGTTCAGCGATGGCGAAGTGGGCCGTTCGTTTGACAGCACCACCCCGCTTTATTTCAAAGCCGGTGCAGGTCTGCGTTTCAAAGTTACCGACTGGTCATCCGTCAGTATGAAAGTCTCCCGCAACCGTACCGAAAGCGTACAGGGTAACATCAACGATACCCTGTACTCACTGGGTCTGGGCGTCGGCTGGTAA
- a CDS encoding SDR family NAD(P)-dependent oxidoreductase produces the protein MTKPFALITGGSAGIGLEIARLLAKDGNDLIITGREKRVFLAAEELRKFGVEVLPVQSDLSTEAGNTAVLDALASTRRPLGIAVLNAGIAIGGAFIDIPLERHLQLIALNVISPVRLAHAVIPGMVANGGGKLLLVSSLSATTPTPYESVYGPSKAFLSSFGHSIREELSGTGVQVTIFHPGATATNFHARAGMGNTGFGDNSWKNDPALVARQGYDALMRGETSLIGGDEATQEAGREHKRLSEEEKARRHARMARPRC, from the coding sequence ATGACCAAGCCATTTGCGCTCATCACCGGCGGCTCAGCCGGAATTGGGCTAGAGATCGCACGCCTTCTGGCAAAAGACGGTAACGACCTTATCATCACGGGGAGAGAGAAACGCGTCTTCCTGGCGGCAGAGGAACTGCGCAAGTTTGGCGTCGAGGTGCTCCCGGTTCAATCCGATTTATCTACCGAGGCAGGTAATACCGCTGTTCTCGACGCTCTGGCATCGACAAGGCGGCCTTTGGGAATCGCAGTCCTCAATGCCGGTATCGCCATTGGTGGCGCGTTCATTGACATTCCCCTGGAACGGCATCTGCAACTCATTGCCTTGAACGTCATCTCACCCGTGCGGCTGGCCCATGCGGTGATCCCTGGTATGGTGGCAAACGGTGGCGGCAAACTCCTGTTGGTCAGTTCCCTGTCTGCCACCACACCCACGCCTTACGAGAGCGTATACGGTCCATCCAAGGCATTCTTGTCATCGTTCGGACATAGCATCCGCGAGGAGTTGTCGGGCACTGGCGTACAGGTGACGATCTTTCATCCGGGGGCGACGGCGACCAACTTCCACGCCCGTGCCGGCATGGGCAATACCGGCTTCGGCGACAACAGTTGGAAGAACGATCCGGCCTTGGTGGCGCGGCAAGGTTATGACGCCCTTATGCGCGGAGAAACCAGTTTGATCGGTGGTGACGAGGCCACCCAGGAAGCAGGTCGTGAGCACAAGCGTCTGTCTGAAGAGGAAAAAGCTCGGCGGCACGCCAGGATGGCGCGCCCGAGATGTTGA
- the narX gene encoding nitrate/nitrite two-component system sensor histidine kinase NarX, whose product MLRRFRLPLSLVNQVALSMLLLGLLGIAGMAISSWMSQSIQGNAHAINKAGSLRMQSYRLLSMVPLTAGSDHYLQELERDENDNDLRQAVMREGLSEQLTTLQRYWVDQLKPSLRQAKHPADAADAVADFVHHLDALVLAIDQKTEAHLRLVTLVQRMFIVIMLSLLVLTFFYLRHRLLTPWRKLLSMAQAIGQGEFHQRVTPHGQDEMSTLAQALNNMSDELSAMYRDLEQRVVEKTADLQQKNDTLAFLYRSSRRLHTNAPLCSRLLPVLDELSALMPLTGIQLQLYEDNHQAHVTPSSLTVIPNPDTCPDSACQRCAHFSTRMTYEGKPVSWNLHDKLGHYGVVLARLPVHQHLTPDQHQLLNTLLEQLTSTLALERQSSHQQQLMLMEERATIARELHDSIAQSLSCLKIQVSCLQMQHTALTPEIQQQLDAMRDEINTAYRQLRELLTTFRLKLSESGLLAALRSTVEEFNQRLGYDIVLNYHLPPQAVSAHQGIHLLQIVREALSNTYKHAQATATSITLSQQQGYIELRVRDNGIGISDDNRRTNHYGLIIMRDRARSLHGDCTVQRLVSGGTEVYVRFQADSRQPPVLSGENHD is encoded by the coding sequence ATGTTAAGACGCTTTCGGCTTCCACTCTCACTGGTCAATCAGGTGGCGTTGTCCATGCTGCTGCTTGGCCTGCTGGGTATTGCTGGCATGGCGATATCAAGCTGGATGTCACAAAGCATTCAGGGCAACGCACACGCCATCAATAAAGCCGGTTCTCTGCGCATGCAAAGTTACCGGTTATTGTCGATGGTGCCGCTTACCGCAGGCAGCGACCATTATCTGCAAGAGCTGGAGCGTGATGAAAACGACAACGATCTGCGTCAGGCGGTAATGCGCGAAGGACTAAGCGAGCAACTCACCACGCTGCAACGTTACTGGGTCGATCAATTGAAACCGAGTCTGCGTCAGGCAAAACATCCGGCAGATGCTGCCGACGCCGTCGCGGATTTTGTCCACCATCTGGACGCGCTGGTACTGGCTATCGACCAGAAGACCGAAGCACACCTGCGGCTGGTGACGCTGGTACAGCGCATGTTTATCGTCATCATGCTGTCGCTGCTGGTGCTCACCTTTTTCTATCTGCGTCACCGACTGCTGACTCCCTGGCGTAAGTTGCTGTCGATGGCTCAAGCCATCGGTCAGGGTGAATTTCACCAGCGGGTGACCCCGCACGGCCAGGATGAAATGAGCACGCTGGCGCAGGCGCTGAACAACATGTCAGATGAACTGTCGGCGATGTACCGCGATCTGGAACAGCGCGTAGTAGAAAAGACCGCTGATTTACAACAAAAAAATGACACACTGGCGTTTCTTTATCGCTCCAGTCGCCGCTTACATACCAACGCGCCGCTGTGTAGCCGCTTGCTGCCGGTACTGGATGAGCTCAGCGCGTTGATGCCGCTGACCGGCATTCAATTACAGCTATATGAAGATAACCATCAGGCACATGTCACCCCCTCCAGCCTGACCGTCATTCCCAACCCTGACACCTGCCCGGACAGCGCCTGTCAGCGTTGTGCGCACTTTTCAACCCGGATGACGTATGAAGGCAAACCCGTGAGCTGGAATCTGCATGACAAGCTCGGTCACTACGGTGTGGTGCTGGCACGGCTGCCGGTTCACCAACACCTGACCCCCGACCAACACCAGTTGCTCAATACGTTACTGGAGCAGCTAACCAGCACACTGGCGCTGGAACGGCAGTCCAGCCATCAACAACAACTGATGCTGATGGAAGAACGCGCCACCATTGCGCGGGAGTTACACGACTCGATTGCCCAGTCGCTCTCTTGTCTGAAGATTCAGGTCAGTTGCCTGCAAATGCAGCACACCGCGTTGACGCCGGAAATACAACAGCAACTGGACGCCATGCGCGATGAAATCAATACCGCCTACCGGCAGTTGCGTGAATTACTGACCACTTTCCGTTTGAAGCTGTCAGAATCTGGCCTGCTGGCAGCGTTACGATCCACCGTGGAGGAGTTCAATCAACGGCTCGGCTATGACATCGTGCTGAACTACCACCTCCCGCCGCAGGCCGTCTCTGCCCATCAAGGGATCCACCTGTTGCAGATTGTGCGTGAAGCACTGAGCAACACCTATAAACATGCACAGGCGACGGCAACCAGCATTACCCTGAGTCAACAGCAAGGGTATATCGAGCTGCGTGTGCGTGATAACGGCATCGGCATCAGTGATGACAACCGTCGTACCAACCACTATGGTCTTATCATCATGCGCGACCGCGCCCGAAGCCTCCACGGCGACTGTACTGTTCAACGTCTTGTTTCCGGCGGCACGGAAGTGTATGTCCGTTTTCAGGCCGACTCTCGCCAGCCCCCCGTATTATCAGGAGAAAACCATGACTAA
- a CDS encoding acyltransferase family protein, giving the protein MKVRERFIGLEWLRFLLGCYVMVYHTVHIYPQRDKIPFLNELTSMGFFATSTFFVLSGFLLTHVYLRDGQLREPARHFLAKRLFNLYPIHIIGLVSSIVVVSLMHWLAIPPEGQVASARFVIYDSNDPGVAPETLRHYMDNVQLAVNGLLQLLMLQAWNPYFLTFNAPLWSVSTLFFFYLLFPLLAPRLLGSRYPRLWLVALFLLYLLPPVWVIWHQLYGVPYTGLLQRNPLLRLPEFLAGIVGYAISRQYRDGKIPALTWMQSSTQRKALGVFIGLSFIIATWLFTHGEHYWYFLLHNGLLLPAQVALVCLCAHAREPGSETLKTWATRLGGASLSIFALHVPLFNLFRTLEQLLRGNPLQCFTDWQACIDAAGRVDVSMTGYGVFLLTTVTLCVIFQEQVVTRMKQSLTERFLTRRFQPSRSAA; this is encoded by the coding sequence ATGAAAGTCAGAGAACGATTTATTGGACTTGAATGGCTCCGATTTTTGCTTGGATGCTATGTGATGGTTTACCACACCGTACATATCTATCCGCAGCGTGACAAGATCCCCTTTCTCAACGAACTGACCAGTATGGGATTCTTCGCCACCAGCACCTTCTTTGTGTTGTCTGGCTTTCTGCTGACGCACGTTTATCTGCGTGACGGACAGTTACGCGAACCCGCCCGGCATTTTCTGGCTAAGCGGCTGTTTAACCTCTACCCAATCCATATTATCGGTCTGGTGTCCTCCATTGTGGTGGTCAGCCTGATGCACTGGCTGGCCATCCCCCCCGAGGGACAAGTCGCCAGCGCCCGTTTCGTCATTTACGACAGTAACGACCCTGGTGTAGCCCCGGAAACCTTGCGCCACTACATGGATAACGTGCAATTGGCTGTGAATGGACTGCTGCAACTGCTGATGTTACAAGCGTGGAACCCCTACTTTTTGACCTTCAACGCGCCGTTGTGGTCGGTCTCGACACTGTTCTTTTTCTATTTACTGTTCCCATTGCTGGCTCCACGTCTGTTGGGTAGCCGCTACCCGCGTCTGTGGCTGGTGGCTCTGTTCCTGTTATATCTGCTGCCGCCGGTATGGGTTATCTGGCATCAATTATATGGCGTGCCCTATACCGGTTTGCTGCAACGTAATCCGCTACTTCGGCTGCCGGAATTTTTAGCTGGGATAGTGGGTTATGCCATTTCCCGACAATATCGGGACGGTAAGATACCGGCGTTGACATGGATGCAAAGTTCGACCCAACGTAAAGCACTGGGCGTGTTTATCGGTCTGAGTTTCATTATCGCGACCTGGTTATTTACGCACGGTGAACACTACTGGTATTTCCTGCTGCACAACGGCCTGCTGTTACCGGCACAAGTTGCACTGGTTTGTTTGTGTGCTCACGCTCGCGAACCAGGCAGCGAGACGCTGAAAACCTGGGCAACCCGCCTGGGGGGCGCATCACTGTCGATTTTCGCCCTACACGTCCCGCTGTTTAATCTGTTCCGTACCTTAGAACAGTTATTACGCGGCAACCCGTTACAATGTTTCACCGACTGGCAGGCGTGCATTGATGCAGCAGGACGTGTGGACGTTTCCATGACTGGCTACGGCGTATTCCTGCTCACAACCGTTACCTTGTGCGTGATATTCCAGGAACAGGTCGTGACCCGCATGAAACAGTCGCTGACCGAACGCTTCCTCACCCGCCGCTTCCAACCTTCCCGCAGCGCGGCCTGA
- a CDS encoding NarK family nitrate/nitrite MFS transporter, translating into MTQSTITPGASRQTVIREWRPEDVQFWQKQGRGIAQRNLWISIPCLLLAFCVWMLFSTVAVNLNKVGFHFTTDELFMLTALPSVSGALLRVPYSFIIPLAGGRRWTTFSTLILVIPCVWLGFAVQDPQTSYNVFIIISLLCGFAGANFASSMANISFFFPKAQQGGALGLNGGFGNLGVSVMQLLVPVVIFLPVLSFTGKGIVQPDGSQVWLQNAPWVWVPLLLIASAAAWFGMNDLSTARASLRQQLPVLKRAHLWILSVLYLSAFGSFIGFSAGFAMLSKTQFPDVVILHYAFFGPLLGALARPVGGMLSDRFGGVRVTLINFVLMAILSLLLFTALPGQNQPGSFLMFFGIFMLLFLTAGLGSGSTFQMIAVIFRGMTMERVTAAGGGTEEAQRSAVTDTAAALGFISAIGAIGGFFIPKAFGTSLALTGSPAGAMKVFVVFYVACVLITWLCYGRKARA; encoded by the coding sequence ATGACGCAGTCAACCATTACGCCAGGTGCTTCACGGCAGACTGTTATCCGGGAATGGCGCCCGGAGGATGTACAGTTCTGGCAAAAACAGGGGCGTGGTATCGCGCAACGTAACCTGTGGATTTCCATTCCTTGTCTGTTGTTGGCTTTCTGTGTCTGGATGTTGTTCAGCACAGTGGCCGTCAATTTAAACAAAGTCGGTTTCCATTTCACCACCGATGAACTGTTTATGCTGACGGCATTGCCATCGGTATCCGGGGCGTTATTGCGGGTACCGTATTCATTTATTATCCCGCTGGCAGGCGGACGCCGCTGGACCACCTTCAGTACGTTGATTCTGGTGATTCCGTGTGTGTGGCTTGGGTTTGCCGTGCAGGATCCACAGACATCGTACAACGTGTTTATCATTATCTCGCTGCTGTGTGGATTTGCCGGTGCTAACTTTGCTTCCAGCATGGCGAATATCAGCTTCTTTTTCCCGAAAGCACAGCAGGGTGGTGCGCTAGGGTTAAATGGCGGATTTGGGAACCTGGGTGTCAGCGTGATGCAATTACTGGTACCAGTGGTGATCTTTCTGCCAGTACTGAGTTTCACGGGTAAAGGTATCGTTCAGCCGGATGGCAGCCAGGTCTGGTTGCAGAATGCGCCCTGGGTATGGGTGCCGTTGTTGCTTATCGCTTCGGCGGCGGCCTGGTTCGGTATGAATGACCTCTCCACCGCCAGAGCGTCACTGCGCCAGCAGTTGCCGGTACTGAAACGGGCGCATCTGTGGATCTTAAGCGTACTGTATCTGTCAGCGTTCGGCTCGTTTATCGGCTTTTCTGCCGGTTTCGCTATGCTGTCGAAAACCCAGTTCCCGGATGTGGTCATCCTGCATTACGCCTTTTTCGGCCCGTTGCTCGGCGCGCTGGCGCGTCCAGTGGGTGGCATGTTATCGGACCGCTTCGGTGGTGTACGGGTGACGCTGATTAATTTTGTGTTGATGGCTATCCTGTCACTGCTGCTGTTCACCGCACTGCCGGGCCAGAATCAGCCGGGTTCCTTCCTGATGTTCTTCGGCATTTTCATGCTGCTGTTTTTAACGGCCGGGCTGGGAAGCGGTTCCACCTTCCAGATGATTGCGGTTATCTTCCGTGGTATGACGATGGAAAGGGTAACGGCCGCAGGTGGTGGTACTGAGGAAGCGCAGCGTAGTGCTGTGACCGATACTGCTGCGGCGTTAGGGTTTATCTCCGCTATCGGCGCTATCGGCGGCTTTTTCATTCCGAAAGCGTTTGGAACATCGCTGGCGCTGACCGGTTCACCTGCCGGTGCCATGAAGGTGTTTGTGGTGTTCTATGTTGCCTGTGTATTGATTACCTGGTTGTGTTACGGACGTAAAGCCCGCGCGTAG
- the narL gene encoding two-component system response regulator NarL, whose product MTNDASTVLLIDDHPMLRNGVKQLLSMAPDLCVVGEASEGEQGVTLAEQLDPDLILLDLNMPGMNGLETLARLRETSLSGRIVVFTVSNHEEDVISAFKSGADGYLLKDMEPEDLLVALHQAAAGKMVLSDTLTPVLAASLRETRSTDTRDIQQLTPREKDILKLIAQGLPNKVIARKLTITESTVKVHVKHLLKKMKLRSRVEAAVWVVQEKIF is encoded by the coding sequence ATGACTAATGACGCCTCTACCGTACTGCTTATTGATGACCATCCGATGCTACGCAATGGCGTCAAACAGCTACTCAGTATGGCGCCAGACCTGTGTGTGGTCGGTGAGGCCAGTGAGGGGGAACAGGGTGTGACGCTGGCAGAACAGCTCGACCCGGACCTGATCTTGCTGGATTTGAATATGCCGGGCATGAACGGACTGGAAACGCTGGCCCGTCTGCGCGAAACCTCGTTATCCGGGCGCATCGTGGTATTTACCGTGTCAAACCATGAAGAAGACGTGATCAGCGCCTTTAAAAGCGGAGCCGATGGCTACCTGCTAAAAGACATGGAACCGGAGGACTTGTTGGTTGCGCTTCACCAGGCGGCGGCAGGAAAAATGGTGCTCAGTGATACCCTGACGCCCGTTCTGGCAGCCAGCCTGCGGGAAACACGCAGCACGGATACCCGTGATATCCAGCAATTGACCCCGCGGGAAAAAGATATTCTGAAGCTGATAGCCCAGGGGTTACCCAACAAAGTGATCGCCCGCAAGTTGACGATTACCGAAAGTACGGTAAAAGTACACGTCAAACACCTGTTGAAAAAAATGAAGCTGCGTTCACGCGTAGAAGCGGCAGTCTGGGTAGTACAAGAGAAGATTTTCTAA